The Streptomyces achromogenes genome window below encodes:
- a CDS encoding helix-turn-helix transcriptional regulator — protein sequence MLETSARLLRLLSLLQSRPDWPGPELAERLGVTTRTVRRDADRLRELGYPVRSLAGPGGGYQLGVGAALPPLLLDDDEAVAVTVGLRAAASGSVAGFEETSLRALAKLEQVLPSRLKHRVAAMQSAILPLTASGPAVDANLLAVLAAACRGHESVRFGYQGRTRRVEPYRLVHTGRRWYLLAFDLERDDWRTFRLDRVDAAPQSGPRFTPRPGPAEDLNAYLTDKLSSAPYRCRATILFHCPAEALAEHTSPTAGRLERYDDRSCLFHTGAATLDEIALHIALKGVDFEVLDPPELGDHLRALAARLTRAVARTPPTP from the coding sequence ATGCTCGAGACCTCGGCCCGATTACTGCGGCTGCTCTCCCTGCTGCAGTCCCGCCCCGACTGGCCGGGCCCGGAACTGGCCGAACGGCTGGGCGTGACCACCCGCACCGTCCGCCGCGACGCGGACCGGCTGCGCGAGCTGGGCTACCCGGTGCGGTCCCTGGCCGGCCCCGGCGGCGGCTACCAGCTCGGCGTCGGCGCGGCACTGCCGCCGCTGCTGCTGGACGACGACGAGGCCGTCGCGGTGACCGTCGGACTGCGGGCCGCCGCGTCCGGCTCGGTGGCGGGCTTCGAGGAGACCTCGCTCAGGGCACTGGCCAAGCTCGAGCAGGTGCTGCCCTCACGGCTGAAGCACCGGGTGGCGGCGATGCAGTCGGCGATCCTGCCGCTGACGGCGTCCGGCCCGGCCGTGGACGCGAACCTGCTGGCGGTGCTGGCCGCCGCCTGCCGGGGACACGAGAGCGTGCGCTTCGGCTACCAGGGCAGGACGCGCCGCGTCGAGCCGTACCGGCTGGTCCACACCGGCCGCCGCTGGTATCTGCTGGCCTTCGACCTGGAGCGCGACGACTGGCGGACGTTCCGTCTGGACCGCGTCGACGCCGCCCCGCAGTCCGGGCCCCGGTTCACCCCCCGGCCCGGCCCCGCCGAGGACCTGAACGCCTACCTCACCGACAAGTTGTCCTCGGCCCCCTACCGCTGCCGGGCGACCATCCTCTTCCACTGCCCGGCGGAAGCCCTCGCGGAGCACACCTCACCCACCGCGGGCCGTCTGGAGCGGTACGACGACCGCTCCTGTCTGTTCCACACGGGCGCCGCGACCCTGGACGAGATCGCGTTGCACATCGCGCTCAAGGGCGTCGACTTCGAGGTCCTCGACCCGCCGGAACTGGGCGACCACCTCCGCGCCCTCGCCGCCCGCCTCACCCGAGCCGTCGCCCGCACCCCGCCGACCCCATGA
- a CDS encoding bifunctional 3'-5' exonuclease/DNA polymerase, with product MADRWALAPTEDGGVELAPLGPDGLPAGPSLREPDLARAVRERPDVVRWVWRSTSEVYPRLLDAGVRVDRCYDVEDAETLLLGHEGRSGEPRSAAAALARLRGGPVPPDPPQRSAEPGAQSSLFEPRAAAGLPLADLLAVYAEQQRRHERAEHPARMRLLTASESAGMLVAAEMNRAGLPWSAQVHRALLDDLLGERYAGGGEPRRLAELADEVSAAFGRRVRPDLPADVVKAFGQAGIRVRSTRRWEIQSLDHPAVKPLLEYKKLYRIRVAHGWSWLQDWVRDGRFRPEFLAHGTVTGRWVTNGGGGLQIPKVIRRAVVADPGWRFVVADADQMEPRVLAAISRDPGLMEVAGRESDLYQSVSDRAFSGDRDQAKLAVLGAVYGQTSGDGLKNLAALRRRFPRAVEYVDEAARAGKEGRLVRTWLGRTCPPAVGAAEAEEAGIPVDDPGGPGGPAEEDSADDRQWTPGYASTDARARGRFARNFVVQGSAADWTLLLLAALRRACADMAAELVFFQHDEVIVHCPREEADTVVSAIREASDLAGRLTFGETPVRFPFTTAVVECYADAK from the coding sequence ATGGCCGACCGGTGGGCGCTCGCTCCGACCGAGGACGGTGGCGTGGAACTCGCCCCCCTCGGTCCGGACGGCCTGCCCGCCGGCCCGTCGCTGCGCGAGCCGGATCTGGCGCGGGCCGTGCGGGAGCGGCCCGACGTCGTGCGCTGGGTCTGGCGTTCCACGTCCGAGGTCTACCCGCGCCTGCTCGACGCGGGCGTGCGGGTCGACCGCTGCTACGACGTGGAGGACGCCGAGACGCTCCTGCTCGGCCACGAGGGCCGGTCCGGCGAGCCACGGTCGGCGGCCGCCGCGCTGGCCCGGCTGCGCGGCGGGCCCGTCCCGCCGGACCCGCCGCAGCGCTCGGCCGAGCCCGGCGCCCAGTCCTCGCTGTTCGAACCGCGGGCCGCCGCGGGGCTGCCGCTGGCGGACCTCCTCGCCGTCTACGCGGAGCAGCAGCGCAGGCACGAGCGGGCCGAGCACCCGGCGCGGATGCGGCTGCTGACGGCCTCCGAGTCGGCGGGGATGCTGGTGGCCGCCGAGATGAACCGGGCGGGGCTGCCGTGGAGCGCGCAGGTGCACCGCGCGCTCCTGGACGACCTGCTCGGCGAGCGGTACGCGGGCGGCGGCGAACCGCGGCGGCTGGCGGAGCTGGCGGACGAGGTGTCGGCCGCCTTCGGTCGCCGCGTCCGCCCCGACCTTCCGGCCGACGTGGTGAAGGCCTTCGGGCAGGCCGGGATCCGGGTGCGGTCGACCAGGCGCTGGGAGATCCAGTCCCTCGACCATCCGGCCGTGAAGCCGCTGCTCGAGTACAAGAAGCTGTACCGCATCCGGGTGGCCCACGGATGGTCCTGGCTGCAGGACTGGGTGCGCGACGGGCGGTTCCGGCCGGAGTTCCTCGCGCACGGCACGGTCACCGGGCGCTGGGTCACCAACGGCGGGGGCGGCCTGCAGATCCCGAAGGTCATCCGGCGGGCGGTGGTCGCGGATCCCGGCTGGCGGTTCGTGGTCGCCGACGCCGACCAGATGGAGCCGCGCGTGCTGGCGGCGATCTCCCGCGACCCCGGGCTGATGGAGGTCGCGGGCCGGGAGAGCGACCTGTACCAGTCCGTCTCGGACCGCGCCTTCTCCGGCGACCGCGACCAGGCCAAGCTCGCCGTGCTCGGCGCGGTCTACGGGCAGACCTCCGGCGACGGCCTGAAGAACCTCGCCGCCCTGCGCCGCCGCTTCCCGCGCGCGGTGGAGTACGTCGACGAGGCGGCCCGGGCCGGCAAGGAGGGCCGGCTGGTGCGGACCTGGCTCGGCCGGACATGCCCGCCGGCCGTCGGGGCGGCCGAGGCCGAGGAGGCCGGCATCCCCGTCGACGACCCCGGCGGCCCCGGCGGCCCCGCCGAGGAGGACAGCGCCGACGACCGTCAGTGGACGCCGGGTTACGCCTCCACCGACGCCCGCGCACGCGGCCGGTTCGCCCGCAACTTCGTCGTCCAGGGCAGCGCCGCCGACTGGACGCTGCTGCTGCTCGCCGCGCTGCGGCGGGCCTGTGCGGACATGGCGGCGGAACTGGTCTTCTTCCAGCACGACGAGGTGATCGTGCACTGTCCGCGGGAGGAGGCCGACACGGTCGTCTCCGCGATCCGGGAGGCGTCCGACCTGGCCGGACGGCTGACGTTCGGGGAGACGCCGGTGCGGTTCCCCTTCACCACGGCGGTGGTGGAGTGCTACGCCGACGCCAAGTGA
- the rpsR gene encoding 30S ribosomal protein S18 encodes MPRKPERKPAQARPNPLDRAGVTYVDYKDTDLLRTFLSDRGKIRSRRVTRVSARQQRQLARAVKNAREMALLPYTSAR; translated from the coding sequence ATGCCCCGCAAGCCCGAGCGCAAGCCCGCCCAGGCCCGCCCCAACCCCCTCGACCGGGCCGGCGTCACCTACGTCGACTACAAGGACACCGACCTGCTGCGCACGTTCCTCTCCGACCGGGGCAAGATCCGCAGCCGCCGGGTGACCCGGGTCTCCGCCCGGCAGCAACGGCAACTCGCCCGAGCCGTCAAGAACGCCCGGGAGATGGCGCTGCTCCCCTACACGTCCGCACGCTGA
- a CDS encoding type B 50S ribosomal protein L31, with protein sequence MRNEIHPPYGPVVFRDRAADYAFLTRSTMSSDRTIEWEDGVTYPVVDVEISDVSHPFYTGTARVLDTAGRVERFERRYGKQGGA encoded by the coding sequence ATGCGCAACGAGATCCACCCGCCCTACGGACCCGTGGTCTTCCGCGACCGTGCCGCGGACTATGCCTTCCTCACCCGCTCCACCATGAGCAGCGACCGGACGATCGAGTGGGAGGACGGCGTCACGTACCCCGTCGTCGACGTCGAGATCTCCGACGTCAGCCACCCCTTCTACACCGGCACCGCGCGCGTCCTGGACACCGCCGGCCGGGTCGAGCGCTTCGAGCGGCGTTACGGGAAGCAGGGCGGGGCGTGA
- a CDS encoding DUF2786 domain-containing protein, with product MSSTSSDPAGAVERALRTALYDTADAALDAGASLLAADPASDAELARRGAEFVAALWRRGWQPADLVRIVRRDLEGAHVGLVAALIRAQARDDRARGRRWAAQLAELPTGPPPSGDRFSHATAVLELYRLLLRLPGLDPLDEPGHGRGHHHRGPAAGSPADSSARMLTRIRALLAKAEATGFPEEAEALTAKAQELMARHSVDEALLDARAPAPDAPGACRIGVEPPYEQAKAVLLDAVADANHCRAVWNEPFAFSTVVGFEADLEAVELLYTSLLVQAQSAMAKAEAAQRASGRRRTKTFRQSFLAAYAHRVGTRLRAAAETQVSDDLLPVLASREVAVTAATDRMFPQTVSTRLRGVTDEAGWTEGAEAADRARVRSRPRLP from the coding sequence GTGAGCAGCACCAGCAGCGACCCGGCCGGCGCCGTCGAACGCGCCCTGCGGACCGCCCTCTACGACACGGCCGACGCCGCCCTCGACGCGGGCGCGTCCCTGCTCGCCGCCGATCCCGCTTCGGACGCGGAACTCGCGCGGCGCGGCGCGGAGTTCGTGGCGGCGCTGTGGCGGCGCGGCTGGCAGCCCGCGGACCTCGTGCGGATCGTGCGGCGCGACCTGGAGGGCGCCCATGTGGGCCTCGTCGCGGCGCTGATCCGCGCACAGGCGCGCGACGACCGGGCGCGCGGTCGCCGCTGGGCGGCCCAGCTGGCGGAGCTGCCGACCGGTCCGCCCCCGTCCGGCGACCGTTTCTCGCACGCCACCGCGGTCCTGGAGCTCTACCGTCTGCTGCTGCGCCTGCCCGGCCTCGACCCTCTCGACGAGCCCGGGCACGGGCGCGGCCATCACCACCGGGGGCCGGCGGCCGGGTCGCCCGCGGACTCCTCCGCCCGCATGCTCACCCGTATCCGCGCGCTGCTCGCGAAGGCCGAGGCGACCGGCTTCCCGGAGGAGGCCGAGGCGCTCACGGCGAAGGCGCAGGAGCTGATGGCCCGGCACAGCGTCGACGAGGCCCTGCTCGACGCGCGGGCGCCGGCCCCGGACGCGCCCGGGGCCTGCCGGATCGGCGTCGAGCCACCGTACGAGCAGGCCAAGGCGGTGCTGCTGGACGCGGTCGCCGACGCCAACCACTGCCGGGCGGTGTGGAACGAGCCGTTCGCCTTCTCCACGGTCGTCGGCTTCGAGGCGGACCTCGAGGCCGTGGAACTGCTCTACACCTCGTTGCTGGTGCAGGCCCAGTCGGCGATGGCGAAGGCGGAGGCGGCGCAGCGGGCGAGCGGCCGCCGGCGGACCAAGACCTTCCGGCAGTCGTTCCTCGCCGCGTACGCCCACCGCGTCGGCACCCGCCTCAGGGCCGCCGCCGAGACCCAGGTCTCCGACGACCTGCTGCCGGTCCTCGCCTCCCGCGAGGTCGCGGTCACCGCGGCGACGGACCGCATGTTCCCGCAGACGGTCTCCACCCGTCTGCGCGGCGTCACCGACGAGGCGGGCTGGACCGAGGGCGCCGAGGCGGCGGACCGGGCCCGCGTGCGGTCCCGGCCCCGCCTGCCGTGA
- a CDS encoding DUF4232 domain-containing protein, with product MRAVPITVTALAAALLLTACSGGDDSGSGDEGKAAGSPATGSACAAGDLGQEVGPVDAAPAAGDTGNVTVTLTNKGKECTLAGFPQVILQAGDDSVPAVQDEAGEPQALTLPAQGTATFTITYVRGKEGDEKSLAVKTVKYGLADVSSTADFPWAYGAVALKSKGVPDATVSVFHLAGD from the coding sequence ATGCGCGCCGTTCCCATCACCGTCACCGCTCTCGCCGCGGCCCTGCTCCTCACCGCCTGCTCAGGCGGGGACGACAGCGGCTCCGGCGACGAGGGCAAGGCCGCGGGCTCCCCCGCCACCGGGTCCGCCTGCGCGGCCGGCGACCTCGGCCAGGAGGTCGGCCCCGTCGACGCCGCGCCCGCCGCCGGGGACACCGGCAACGTCACCGTCACGCTCACCAACAAGGGCAAGGAGTGCACCCTGGCCGGCTTCCCCCAGGTCATCCTCCAGGCCGGCGACGACTCCGTGCCCGCGGTGCAGGACGAGGCCGGCGAGCCGCAGGCCCTGACCCTCCCGGCGCAGGGCACCGCGACCTTCACGATCACCTACGTGCGCGGCAAGGAGGGCGACGAGAAGTCCCTCGCCGTCAAGACGGTGAAGTACGGCCTGGCGGACGTCTCGTCCACCGCGGACTTCCCCTGGGCCTACGGCGCCGTCGCGCTGAAGAGCAAGGGCGTGCCGGACGCGACGGTCAGCGTCTTCCACCTGGCCGGCGACTGA
- the rpmB gene encoding 50S ribosomal protein L28, whose product MSAHCMLTGARPGFGNRISRSHRRTSRRFDPNVQSKRYWLPGEGRHVRLRLSTKGIKTVDVIGVEAAMARIRARGVRV is encoded by the coding sequence ATGTCCGCGCACTGCATGCTGACCGGCGCCCGGCCCGGCTTCGGCAACCGCATCTCCCGCTCCCACCGGCGCACGTCGCGCCGCTTCGACCCCAACGTCCAGAGCAAGCGGTACTGGCTGCCGGGCGAGGGCCGGCACGTACGGCTGCGGCTGAGCACGAAGGGGATCAAGACCGTCGACGTGATCGGCGTCGAGGCGGCCATGGCGCGGATCCGCGCGCGGGGGGTGCGGGTCTGA
- the rpmG gene encoding 50S ribosomal protein L33: MARNELRPVVRLKSTAGTGFTYVTRKNRRNDPDRMTLRKYDPVAGRHVDFREER, from the coding sequence ATGGCTCGCAACGAACTCCGTCCGGTCGTCAGGCTCAAGTCCACAGCGGGGACCGGATTCACCTATGTGACCCGCAAGAACCGTCGCAACGACCCCGACCGCATGACCCTGCGCAAGTACGACCCCGTCGCCGGCCGCCACGTCGACTTCCGAGAGGAGCGCTGA
- a CDS encoding ATP-binding protein: MLEPLRQGLPPLDPAAVSNAVSCALPARYEAVREARQFTRRTLGQWDVGDRFDDVCLVVSELVTNALRHGLSADDVPRAPDREHPPVRLHLMRWTGRLVCAVRDPSHDSPLPQEGEDFSAESGRGLFLVDSFADSWGWQPLSGSLGGKVVWALFRLHTPAG, from the coding sequence ATGCTCGAGCCGTTACGGCAGGGCCTTCCGCCGCTGGATCCCGCGGCCGTGTCCAACGCCGTCTCCTGCGCCCTGCCCGCCCGCTACGAAGCGGTGCGCGAGGCACGGCAGTTCACCAGGCGCACCCTCGGTCAGTGGGACGTGGGCGACCGGTTCGACGACGTCTGCCTGGTCGTCTCGGAGCTGGTGACCAACGCGCTGAGACACGGACTGTCCGCCGACGACGTTCCGCGCGCGCCCGACCGGGAGCACCCTCCCGTGCGGCTGCACCTGATGCGCTGGACCGGGCGGCTGGTGTGCGCGGTGCGCGATCCCAGCCACGACAGCCCCCTGCCGCAGGAGGGCGAGGACTTCTCCGCGGAGTCCGGTCGCGGCCTGTTCCTCGTGGACTCCTTCGCCGACAGCTGGGGCTGGCAGCCGCTCTCCGGCAGCCTGGGCGGCAAGGTGGTCTGGGCGCTGTTCCGGCTGCACACACCTGCCGGATGA
- the rpsN gene encoding 30S ribosomal protein S14 produces the protein MAKKSKIAKNERRRAIVARYAARRAELTETVRRPSSTDAEREAAQRELRAQPRDASATRVRNRDQVDGRPRGYFRTFGLSRVGLRAQAHAGHLPGVRKSSW, from the coding sequence ATGGCGAAGAAGAGCAAGATCGCGAAGAACGAACGGCGCCGGGCGATCGTCGCGCGGTACGCGGCGCGGCGGGCCGAGCTGACGGAGACCGTCCGGCGGCCGTCGTCGACGGACGCGGAACGGGAGGCCGCGCAGCGGGAGTTGCGCGCGCAGCCGCGGGACGCCAGCGCGACGCGGGTGCGCAACCGGGATCAGGTGGACGGCCGTCCGCGCGGGTACTTCCGCACGTTCGGGCTTTCTCGGGTGGGTCTGCGCGCGCAGGCGCACGCGGGACACCTGCCGGGGGTGCGCAAATCCTCCTGGTAG
- a CDS encoding DUF4097 family beta strand repeat-containing protein — translation MQKFATAAPVSVVLDVPAGRVRFIAADRADTTVEVLPADAAKGRDVKAAQETSVEFADGALRITGPSKNQLLGASGALEVTVQLPVGSHVEATTAAGEFRGVGRLGDVAFEGAQGTVKIDEAASARLTLLAGDVFVGRLTGPARISTQKGDLHVAEAVHGTVVLRTEAGAITVGAARGVSASLDAGTTYGRIHNALANTDGAAAGLAIQATTAYGDITARSL, via the coding sequence ATGCAGAAGTTCGCCACCGCCGCCCCGGTCTCGGTCGTCCTCGACGTTCCCGCGGGACGTGTCCGGTTCATCGCGGCCGACCGCGCCGACACCACGGTCGAGGTGCTGCCCGCGGACGCCGCCAAGGGCCGCGACGTGAAGGCGGCGCAGGAGACCTCGGTGGAGTTCGCCGACGGCGCCCTGCGGATCACGGGCCCCTCGAAGAACCAGCTCCTCGGCGCCTCCGGGGCCCTCGAGGTGACCGTCCAGCTGCCCGTCGGCTCGCACGTCGAGGCGACGACCGCGGCCGGCGAGTTCCGCGGTGTCGGCCGGCTCGGCGACGTCGCCTTCGAGGGCGCGCAGGGCACGGTCAAGATCGACGAGGCGGCGAGCGCCCGGCTCACCCTTCTCGCCGGCGACGTCTTCGTCGGTCGCCTCACCGGCCCCGCCCGGATCAGCACCCAGAAGGGCGACCTGCACGTCGCCGAGGCCGTGCACGGCACGGTCGTCCTGCGCACCGAGGCCGGCGCCATCACCGTCGGCGCCGCCCGCGGGGTCTCCGCCTCCCTCGACGCCGGCACCACCTACGGCCGCATCCACAACGCCCTCGCCAACACCGACGGCGCCGCCGCCGGCCTCGCCATCCAGGCCACCACCGCCTACGGCGACATCACCGCCCGCAGCCTCTGA
- a CDS encoding CobW family GTP-binding protein: MSLSVVIVGGLHADARRATVARLLADVPGGVVLHHDLATAAAGTVVRTVRDATGVLSAGETPLVDDCACCALREDLVPELRRLADDGVTRLAVVELWDSVEPKAMAEVVVAGGLTVTGVVTAVDPALLLPCLGNGDDLADCGLAAAATDRRTVADTFARQLEYAPVLAVVDSEEADDEDRELLAQLHPTARQVRVTPGARADPRSPLAGAVLAGFDAEAAAAAQHPACALLPAEADAHGVSTFVWHRRRPFHPERLYAALEDLTCAAARSRGRFWLADKPDVLLHWDAAGGALCVEPAGPWLASLPDAAWDLVPPVRRAAAALDWHPEHGDCCQHLVFTSPGLDRDGLARLLESCLLTDAEYAAGRTAWKRLPPAFDTLLEV; the protein is encoded by the coding sequence GTGAGCCTGTCGGTGGTGATCGTCGGCGGGCTGCACGCCGACGCCCGCCGGGCGACGGTCGCCCGTCTGCTCGCCGACGTGCCCGGCGGCGTCGTCCTGCACCACGACCTCGCGACGGCCGCGGCGGGCACGGTCGTACGGACCGTCAGGGACGCCACCGGCGTCCTCTCCGCCGGGGAGACGCCTCTGGTCGACGACTGCGCCTGCTGCGCGCTGCGCGAGGACCTGGTGCCCGAGCTGCGCCGTCTCGCCGACGACGGCGTCACCCGCCTCGCGGTCGTCGAACTGTGGGACTCCGTCGAGCCCAAGGCCATGGCCGAGGTGGTGGTGGCCGGCGGGCTCACGGTCACCGGCGTCGTCACCGCCGTCGACCCGGCACTGCTCCTGCCCTGTCTCGGCAACGGCGACGACCTCGCCGACTGCGGCCTCGCCGCGGCCGCCACCGACCGGCGCACCGTTGCCGACACCTTCGCGCGGCAGCTGGAGTACGCGCCCGTGCTGGCCGTCGTCGACTCCGAGGAGGCCGACGACGAGGACCGCGAGCTGCTGGCGCAGCTGCATCCGACGGCCCGCCAGGTCCGGGTCACGCCCGGCGCCCGCGCGGACCCGCGGTCGCCGCTGGCCGGGGCGGTGCTGGCCGGTTTCGACGCGGAGGCCGCCGCCGCGGCCCAGCATCCGGCCTGCGCGCTGCTCCCCGCGGAGGCCGACGCGCACGGTGTGAGCACCTTCGTCTGGCACCGCCGCCGGCCGTTCCACCCGGAGCGGCTGTACGCCGCGCTGGAGGACCTGACCTGCGCGGCAGCCCGCAGCCGGGGCCGGTTCTGGCTCGCCGACAAGCCCGACGTGCTGCTCCACTGGGACGCGGCGGGCGGCGCCCTGTGCGTGGAGCCGGCCGGCCCGTGGCTGGCGTCCCTCCCCGACGCGGCCTGGGACCTGGTCCCGCCGGTGCGCCGTGCGGCGGCCGCTCTCGACTGGCACCCCGAACACGGCGACTGCTGCCAGCACCTGGTCTTCACGTCCCCCGGCCTGGACCGCGACGGCCTCGCCCGGCTCCTGGAGTCCTGCCTGCTCACCGACGCCGAGTACGCCGCCGGCCGCACCGCCTGGAAGCGGCTGCCGCCCGCCTTCGACACCCTCCTGGAGGTCTGA
- a CDS encoding D-2-hydroxyacid dehydrogenase family protein, giving the protein MAFRCAVLDDFQNVAATAADWSVPGEEVEVVPFTEHFGDEDELAAALAGFDCVVTLRERVAFPASLLDRLPRLRLLIASGMRNSVIDFPAAKANGVTVCGTQSSSTPPVELTWALLLGLARGLVQESTALREGGPWQSTVGADLHGRRLGLLGLGKIGALVARVGLAFGMEVSAWSQNLTEERAREAGVRRAASKEELLAESDFVSVHLALGERTRGLLGPAELALLKPTAYLVNTSRAAIVDQEALLAALRERRIAGAGVDVFDVEPLPAGHPMRTAPRLLATPHLGYVSRANYERYYGQAAEGIRAYLAGSPVRVLG; this is encoded by the coding sequence GTGGCCTTCCGCTGTGCCGTACTCGACGACTTCCAGAACGTCGCGGCAACCGCCGCCGACTGGTCCGTGCCCGGCGAGGAGGTGGAGGTCGTCCCCTTCACCGAGCACTTCGGCGACGAGGACGAACTCGCCGCGGCACTGGCCGGCTTCGACTGCGTGGTCACCCTGCGCGAACGCGTCGCCTTCCCTGCGTCGCTGCTGGACCGGCTCCCCCGGCTGCGGCTGCTGATCGCCTCCGGCATGCGCAACTCGGTGATCGACTTCCCGGCGGCGAAGGCGAACGGGGTGACGGTCTGCGGCACCCAGAGCTCGTCGACCCCGCCGGTAGAGCTGACCTGGGCGCTGCTGCTCGGTCTCGCGCGCGGACTGGTGCAGGAGAGCACCGCCCTGCGCGAGGGCGGGCCCTGGCAGTCCACGGTGGGCGCGGACCTGCACGGGCGGCGGCTCGGGCTGCTGGGACTGGGGAAGATCGGCGCTCTGGTGGCCCGGGTGGGCCTCGCCTTCGGCATGGAGGTGAGCGCCTGGAGCCAGAACCTGACGGAGGAACGGGCGCGGGAGGCCGGTGTGCGGCGAGCCGCCTCGAAGGAGGAGCTGCTGGCCGAGAGCGACTTCGTGTCGGTCCATCTCGCGCTGGGCGAGCGCACCCGGGGGCTGCTCGGCCCCGCCGAACTCGCGCTGCTCAAGCCGACGGCCTACCTGGTGAACACCTCGCGCGCGGCGATCGTCGACCAGGAGGCGTTGCTGGCGGCACTGCGGGAGCGGCGCATCGCGGGAGCGGGGGTGGACGTCTTCGACGTCGAACCGCTGCCCGCCGGCCATCCGATGCGGACGGCTCCCCGGCTGCTGGCCACTCCCCATCTCGGGTACGTGTCCCGGGCCAACTACGAGCGCTACTACGGACAGGCGGCGGAGGGCATCCGCGCGTACCTGGCGGGGTCGCCGGTACGGGTGCTGGGCTAG
- a CDS encoding DUF397 domain-containing protein gives MTATQLYGVAWQKSRHSNSQGSCVEFARLPGGDVAVRNSRFPDGPALVYTRAEIEAMLLGIKDGEFDHLIGG, from the coding sequence ATGACGGCCACACAGCTGTACGGGGTTGCCTGGCAGAAGAGCCGGCACAGCAACTCGCAGGGTTCCTGCGTGGAGTTCGCGCGCCTGCCGGGCGGTGACGTCGCGGTGCGCAACTCGCGCTTCCCCGACGGCCCGGCGCTCGTCTACACGCGCGCGGAGATCGAGGCCATGCTCCTGGGCATCAAGGACGGCGAGTTCGACCACCTGATCGGCGGCTGA
- a CDS encoding GbsR/MarR family transcriptional regulator, protein MPGGRLTQQERQQIASGLADGLAYAEIARRLDRPTSTITREVMRNGGPTAYRADLAHRATERRAHRRRQTAPRGPDTFPQAHGRDAEAVREYEEAFTTVLMASGMPKMMSRVMACLTLTDTGSLTASDLVQRLQVSPASVSKAITYLEEQAFVRRERDQRRRERYVVDDDVWYQSMLASARALTQVIDVARQGVGILGPATPAAARLENIARFLDFVSESTIRAAEQARAVLHTKADAAAQAREGAGPATPAPTREESLRAQAPR, encoded by the coding sequence ATGCCGGGAGGCAGACTCACCCAGCAGGAACGTCAGCAGATCGCGTCGGGACTGGCCGACGGCCTCGCCTACGCGGAGATCGCCAGACGTCTCGACCGTCCCACCTCGACGATCACGCGCGAGGTGATGCGCAACGGCGGCCCCACCGCCTACCGCGCCGACCTGGCCCACCGGGCGACCGAGCGCCGTGCCCACCGGCGCAGGCAGACGGCGCCCCGCGGGCCGGACACGTTCCCGCAGGCCCACGGACGCGACGCCGAGGCCGTGCGCGAGTACGAGGAGGCGTTCACCACCGTCCTCATGGCCTCGGGCATGCCGAAGATGATGTCCAGGGTCATGGCCTGCCTCACCCTCACCGACACGGGCAGCCTCACCGCGTCCGATCTCGTGCAGCGCCTCCAGGTCAGCCCCGCGTCAGTCTCCAAGGCGATCACGTACCTCGAGGAGCAGGCCTTCGTCCGCCGGGAGCGCGACCAACGCCGCCGCGAGCGCTACGTGGTCGACGACGACGTCTGGTACCAGTCGATGCTGGCCAGCGCCCGGGCTCTCACCCAAGTGATCGACGTCGCACGGCAGGGCGTCGGAATCCTCGGCCCGGCCACCCCGGCCGCCGCCCGCCTCGAGAACATCGCCCGCTTCCTGGACTTCGTCAGCGAGAGCACGATCCGGGCGGCGGAGCAGGCCCGCGCGGTGCTGCACACGAAGGCCGATGCCGCGGCGCAAGCGCGCGAGGGCGCGGGACCCGCCACCCCTGCGCCCACCCGCGAAGAGAGCCTGCGGGCGCAGGCGCCGCGCTGA